The Phoenix dactylifera cultivar Barhee BC4 unplaced genomic scaffold, palm_55x_up_171113_PBpolish2nd_filt_p 000561F, whole genome shotgun sequence genome has a window encoding:
- the LOC103698879 gene encoding premnaspirodiene oxygenase-like — MELQLPSLPFLSAFLLFVLIVIKLTKSPASRKLPPSPWKLPIIGHLHHLLGALPHRALRELSRRHGPLMHLRLGQVDHIIVSSPEMAREILKTHDLIFASRDKILASKAFYDAADIIFAPYGSYWRELRKICVIELLSAKRVKSFSTLRQEEMSNQVGYISTMNNSPVNLSEMFLLISSTVTSRVTFGTKCKHGPRFISAMKKINELLVGYSVADLFPSLSFIDTLSGINSRLKKCHREMDEILGEIIKEHEVKRATKNSRNVGQQQGEDLVDILLELKENGGLEFPLPLTSIKAVIMDIFGAGTETSSTTLGWTMAELMRHPEIMEKVQAEVRQALKGKAGIEEENINEFHYMKLVIKESLRLHPPSPLLLPRVCRETCQVDGFNIPAGSRIIINAWAVARDPRYWEDPESFRPERFDGSSVDYKGGNFEYIPFGGGRRSCPGITFGLAQVEMALANLLYYFDWKLPNGMGPNDLDMTESFGSDVGLKSPLWLIATPYVPI, encoded by the exons ATGGAACTCCAGCTCCCTTCCTTACCCTTCCTTTCCGCCTTCCTCCTCTTTGTACTCATAGTCATAAAGTTAACCAAATCCCCAGCAAGCCGAAAGCTGCCTCCGAGCCCATGGAAGCTCCCTATCATAGGTCACCTCCACCACTTGCTCGGAGCTCTCCCTCACCGTGCCCTCCGTGAGCTGTCGCGGAGGCATGGCCCTCTCATGCACCTCAGGCTTGGACAAGTCGATCACATTATCGTCTCCTCCCCGGAGATGGCAAGAGAGATCCTGAAGACCCACGATCTCATCTTCGCGTCGCGGGACAAAATACTAGCTTCCAAGGCGTTCTATGACGCCGCTGACATTATCTTCGCGCCCTACGGTAGCTACTGGCGGGAGCTGCGGAAGATATGCGTTATCGAACTACTGAGTGCAAAGCGTGTCAAGTCCTTCAGCACACTTCGACAAGAGGAGATGTCCAACCAAGTGGGATATATCTCCACGATGAACAATTCCCCAGTTAACCTCAGTGAGATGTTTCTCCTGATATCCAGTACTGTGACCTCGAGGGTGACATTTGGTACAAAATGCAAGCATGGGCCGAGATTCATCTCAGCAATGAAGAAAATCAATGAATTGCTCGTCGGATATAGCGTAGCTGATCTATTCCCCTCGTTGAGCTTTATTGACACTCTCAGTGGAATAAATTCAAGGTTAAAAAAATGTCACAGGGAGATGGATGAGATCCTCGGGGAGATCATCAAGGAGCATGAAGTGAAGAGAGCAACCAAAAATAGCCGCAACGTGGGACAACAACAAGGGGAAGATCTTGTCGACATTCTCTTAGAGCTAAAAGAAAATGGTGGACTTGAGTTCCCCCTCCCGCTTACCAGCATCAAGGCCGTAATCATG GATATATTCGGGGCGGGGACTGAGACATCATCGACGACGCTGGGCTGGACGATGGCAGAGTTAATGAGACACCCCGAGATAATGGAGAAGGTTCAAGCAGAGGTGAGGCAAGCTTTGAAGGGGAAGGCCGGGATCGAGGAGGAAAATATCAATGAATTCCATTACATGAAGTTGGTGATCAAAGAGTCTCTGAGATTGCACCCGCCGAGTCCGCTGCTCCTGCCGAGAGTCTGCCGTGAGACATGCCAAGTGGACGGCTTCAATATCCCTGCAGGGAGCAGGATTATCATCAACGCATGGGCTGTGGCAAGGGATCCGAGGTATTGGGAGGACCCGGAGAGCTTTAGGCCTGAGAGATTCGATGGCAGCTCGGTGGACTACAAAGGTGGCAACTTTGAGTACATTCCTTTTGGTGGAGGCAGAAGGAGTTGCCCGGGGATCACCTTTGGCTTGGCCCAGGTGGAGATGGCCCTGGCCAACCTACTCTACTATTTTGATTGGAAGCTCCCTAATGGGATGGGCCCCAATGATTTGGACATGACCGAGTCCTTTGGGTCAGACGTGGGCTTGAAGTCGCCTCTGTGGTTAATTGCTACTCCTTACGTGCCCATCTGA
- the LOC120106534 gene encoding uncharacterized protein LOC120106534: MRFGIRGKLSPRYVGPFEILERVGAVAYKLALPPSLSGVHNVFHVSMLRKYIPDMSHVAEVAPLQLKEDLTYPEQPVRVVDRKEQVLRRRMIPYVKIQWSNHSEREATWGLEDEMKKKYSDLFAS, from the coding sequence ATGCGATTTGGAATACGTGGAAAACTCAGTCCACGCTATGTGGGCCCCTTTGAGATTCTGGAAAGAGTAGGAGCTGTGGCATACAAATTGGCACTCCCACCTTCACTGTCTGGAGTtcacaatgtttttcatgtttcCATGTTAAGAAAGTATATTCCAGATATGAGCCATGTGGCAGAGGTGGCTCCCCTACAGCTTAAAGAAGATTTGACATATCCTGAGCAGCCTGTACGTGTGGTTGATAGAAAAGAACAAGTGTTGAGGAGGCGCATGATTCCTTATGTTAAGATTcagtggagcaatcactcaGAACGAGAGGCTACGTGGGGGCTGGAGGACGAGATGAAGAAAAAATATTCGGACCTTTTTGCAAGctaa